Below is a genomic region from Oryzias melastigma strain HK-1 linkage group LG7, ASM292280v2, whole genome shotgun sequence.
acttggactaATCACTGTCAGCGGGTTACAGTCGTTTGCAACATGGCAGAAGTCATATTCGGGAGTGACAGCCAAGGCTCTAACCGTCACTTCGCCTTGGAAGTTTGCTATGTCCAGTTCGTATTAACAGTCAATGATCTTTACTTGATGTCAGTTTCCAATAGCCCAAGTCTAACAGGTCTCCAGGAACATAATCCACATGatagcaaagaggatttttgatatcttcttcttttatctTGATATCTTCTTTGATATTTTCTCcagatttaattttgagttttatgaTTGGAGGAGATGTCCCCTAAAAgtattaagaaaacaaacaatttaaagtgtgaatgttttctctttctgaGGAATCCTGGGGcaatcctaggcatgtttacattaaacgtcatctggaccccacaagtcAGAACGCGGAAATTTTTTTcgcaaggattttttttttaaatcttcactgatgtctgtggcagaaataaaatcatgtccacgtttgtcatgggagggatcacacatcaatataagagAGCTCAGGGGTTAAACTTTACTGTCAATAAAAGAAAGGGTTGTGAGTCtccaataaaacaactaaaccatttttctcttttatacaGTGGAAGGCGAGATCAGGTTATCTGGTCCAGATCAATGTTCTGGAAGAGTGGAAGTCCTCCATAACGGTGTCTGGGGGACAGTCTGTGATAACGGCTGGGACTTGACTGATGCTGCAGTGGTCTGCAGACAGATGGGATGTGGATCTGCACTGAGTGCACCACCACTAGCATACTTTGGTGCAGGAACAGGACAGATCTGGCTCGATTATGTGGCCTGTACAGGAAGTGAAAGCGATCTGTTTCAGTGTACCAACAATGGATACGGAGTTAATAGCTGCGTACACGGAGAGGATGCTAGTGTCACTTGTGCAGGtgagaaaagttgttttcaagTTGTCTGAATCCTGCTATCCTATAACTGTTAAATGCTGAGTGGGaatacagaaacttaaatgaCAGCTGTTAAACCATTGCATCACACATGATTTTCCTGTTGAATGAAATAGTTtcaattatgtttttctatattagatttatttttttttaaatcaaagatatGCAACATCATGTTGGGGAAAGTTTGAGCCATTTGATATGAGCTAAAGGCATTGCAAAGGGGAACACGGTCAATCAGGTGGTG
It encodes:
- the LOC118598969 gene encoding deleted in malignant brain tumors 1 protein-like — encoded protein: MGCGSALSAPPLAYFGAGTGQIWLDYVACTGSESDLFQCTNNGYGVNSCVHGEDASVTCAEPVFPTFKKVVKMKLLTPPSLDLDDPVAQEDLLQQLSQKLKDQGVDGEVKLSWRKLPD